A segment of the Leptospira hartskeerlii genome:
TTCGGGAGCGGGTTGATATGCATTGGATCTGGGCTTCTTTTTTAGAGGATTCACCCTTAAAGCCTCCGTCTGAGTCCTAAAAGAGTCAAGTGTTTTGGGTAGCCGGAAATAGGCGGGTGTCCGAATCTGGAGGGACTGAGGGCAAGTTTGGGCGAAAAAGGCGCAAAAGAAAAATCAGGGGAAGATTCCTCCAAAGAGATCCGGATCAATCGATTCCTGGCAGACTGCGGGCTAGGCTCTCGCAGAAAAGTGGAAGAATTGATTCTTTCCGGCAAAGTGAAAGTCAATGGAGTCGTCGAAAAAAATCTAAGCACAAAGATCCGGGTAGGATCTGATCTAGTTCAGGTAGGAAATAAAAAATTAGTTCCCCCTACAGGCGCGGTGTTCCTCGCATTAAATAAACCGAAAGGTTTTCTTTGCTCCCATAACGATCGTTTTCATTCCAATACTGTTTTTGAATTACTCCCTAAAAAGTATGGAAAACTTTTTATCGCAGGAAGATTGGACCTAGATTCCAGGGGACTTCTTCTTTTATCCGACCAAGGCAATTTAGTCCAAGAGATCACTCATCCATCCGAAGGTTCCGAAAAAGAATACGAAGTCCTGTTGGAAGAAGAATTGGATTCCAAGGAAGTGAAGGACAGATTCACTAAGGGATTTATAGACGAAGGAGAATTTTTAAAAGCGGAGAAGGTTACATCCTTAACAAAAGGAGAAGGATCTTCTAAATTCAGAGTGATCTTAAAGCAGGGAAGAAAGAGACAGATCCGCAGAATGTTCACAATACTCGGCGGAAGAGTAATCGATCTGCAAAGGATCCGTATCGGAAAACTTTCTTTGGAAAAATTGAAAATCGGAGAAGGTAAGTTTGTCTTACTCGATCCTAAAGTTTGGAGACCATGAATTTTACCAGTTTAGAATTTTTATTTTTTTTCTGTCTAGTATTTCTGGTGTATTGGAATCTTCCGGACGCTTTAAAGAAATATTTTCTCATTCTAAGTTCTGCGTTATTTTACGCATTCTCCTCCTGGAAGTTTTTATTCCATCTCATCCTTGTGGTGGCGATCAACTGGGCATTCATACGGTTTTTCTTAGCAAAAAAATGGTTCTTACCGGTTTCCATCGGATTCAATGTTCTTAATTTAGCCTTTTTTAAATATTTCTATTTTTTCGCGGATCTCGCAGGGATATTTTTAGGAATTCCAGATTTCCAAAACAAGGTCAGCTTAGATGGAATACTTTCCAAGTCTTTGGACTGGGCTGGATTCGAAGTGGTTCTTCCTTTAACGATTAGCTATTATACATTCCAATTCATTTCCCTTTTAGTGGATAAGAAGAAAGGAACGATCGCAGAGGAAATCGGTTTTTTCAAACTTGCTTCTTATATTTTCCTTTTTCCTGTTATGATCGCTGGACCCATCTTAAGGTTTAACGATGTGGCAACCCAATTCGATTCTCCTAAAATGGAAAAGGAAGATATGGTAGATGGGCTTTGGCTCTTGGTCATCGGTCTTTTCAAAAAGTCCGTAGTTTCCGTTTTGATGTCCGGATCTATCTTCCAGGTATTTGCGGAAACATCTGCTTTTTCAGGAGCGGCACTTTTAAGTACAGTCTATTTCTTTGCGATCTATCTTTACTTAGATTTTTCAGGACTGACCGATATCGCCAGAGGAATGGGGAAACTTTTAGGATTTACTCTTCCTCAAAACTTCAGGGCTCCGTTCTTCTTCAATGGGTTCGGAGATTTTTGGAGAAGATGGCATTTGACCTTCTCCTTTTGGATCAGAGATTATTTATACATTCCACTCGGCGGTTCTAGAAGTGGAACATTGCGCACTTGTTTTAATTACCTAGTAGCATTTGGTCTTGGCGGACTCTGGCATGGTGCCAATTTGAATTATCTTCTTTGGGGAGTTCTAACAGGTTTATATCTCTCAATCGAAAGAGTATTGAATGATTGGAAGGTTAAGATCCTTCCTGAGATCCCTTATGTAAAAAGAACCATCACATACTTATTCGTTCTGAATATTTATAGTATCTCCTGGATATTATTCTTCACTCCTGATTTCGGTTCTGCTCTGGCGGCGGTGCAAAGAATATTTATTTGGGCGAATGGAGTTTCTTTCCCGAATATGGAACCTTGTATTTTTGCACTTTTAGTCGCGATCTTATTCCATTCAGCAGAAGAATGGCCCGAGAAATTTAAGGTTAGGTTCCAATGGAAAGCGGCGCTTCTTCCTATCGTGTGGATCTTGGTCTTACTTGCTCTACCGAGTGGAAACGCTGATTTCTTTTACGGACAATTCTGAGAAATATCATGAAAAAGAAATATATCTATCTTCCTTTACTCTTTCTGATCGTTTTATTCTTTGCGGATAAAATTTTCCTTTTGGACTTCTTCCAAACTTCTTTTTACCAAGAAGGAAATCCTGTCTATTACACTCAAAGAAGAAATCTATTTGAGAAACTTCAAAAAGACGGATCTCTCAAAGACAAAAATTTGCTTTTGGCGTTCGGGGATTCTAGAGCTTATCCATATTCTATTAAAACACTTCCTCCTTCTTTTGCGAACGATTGGACAGTGTATAATTTTTCGGGACCACAAGCTGTTCCTGCTTACGGCTTCTATTGGTTTCGTAAAATTATAGAAGCAGGAATTAAACCTAAGGCCGTATTTTATGTGATCAGCCCGGAAGGGTTTGATGATTCTAAGGGTTTATTCTATGAACCTTTTTTAAGATTGGGAGCGGACCAAGAATTTAAGGAAACATATTGGGAAAATTTTTCCTTCTCTGATAAATTAGAAATCTGGAAGGAGAAATTCTTCAGCATTCGAAAGATAAAACCAGGTTTTAAACTTTTTTGGTCCAGGTTCACCGGCGGAAAACTAAAACAGTATAGACCGGATCAGAATCACGAAAATCTGATCTTGGAACTTGGAAACGGAGAGCAGCTTGCTTATGCAAGTGCGAGCAATAATCCTAAAAAACTAGAAAAGGATGCACTTCGTCTTAAGAGTATTTATCTATCCGGATTTACCTTAGGGGAGACCGAATTTTTCTTTGTGGAAGAATTCTTAAAACTCGCGGAGAAGGAAGGGATCAAGGCCTATTTGATTTGGCCGAAAGTGTATCCAGGATATAGAGAGGGATATTACGAATTAGGGCTCGAAAAATCCTGGTGGCCTCGCGTCAGGGAACTTGCATTCAAATATGGCGCTTCTGCGGCCGATATGAATACATTAAGCTCTTGCGATCTATACTACGATGGTTCTCACCAGAGTGTATTTTGTATTTCAGAACAATCTGAAATTCTAATGAATGATTTCACAGGGAAGAAAAAACTTCCCTGAAAAATCGATTAAGCGAAGCGGCTTACCACTTAAGTTTCTTAGCGTCTTCTAAGAATTTTTCCAAACCGATATCGGTGAGAGGATGTTTGAATAACTGCTGGTAAGCAGAGATCGGCATAGTAGCACAATCAGCTCCGCGAAGAGCGGACTCTTTCAAGTGGATTGGTCCTCTGATAGAAGCAGCTAAAATTTTAGTTTCATAACCGTAGTTATCATAGATCTCTCTTATCTCGGAGATAAGTTCCATTCCGTCCCAGGAAGTATCGTCTACACGACCGATAAATGGAGAAATATAAGTGGCTCCGGCTTTTGCTGCGAGAAGCGCCTGAGGTGCGGAAAAACAAAGAGTTACGTTTGTAGGAATTCCTTTCTCAGTTAGTTTTACTACTGTTTTCAATCCTTCCGGAATTAAAGGAACTTTAATCACTACGTTTGGAGCGATCTTTACAAGTTCGTCCGCTTCCTTTAACATATCTTCATGTTTGGTTGCAAGTACTTCTGCGCTCACAGGACCAGGCACGATTGCACAGATCTCTTTGATCACTTCTTTAAAGCTACGACCTGATTTAGCGATCAAAGACGGGTTTGTAGTAACTCCGTCCAAAAGACCGTAGGACGCGATCTCTTTGATCTCGTCCACATTTGCTGTATCTAAATATAATTCCACGGTTTGCTCCGAAAGATTTTGAATCTCTCTGGATAGTGGTAGCCTTAGGGGCCTTCGGTCAAGGATTTCTTACGGGATCAGATCTCTTAAAGTTTTGATTTCTTCAGCAGAGAAGAACTCTTTATATTCTTTTTCGATCTGGGCCTTTACCTTGGAACTGAAATAATCCACTCTTCTTGTAAAAGGTTGTTTTTTATAAGCTTCCTTCCATTGGACAATGAATCCGCCTGCTGGAGGCGCCTGTCTTTCGTCGGTTAATTCCCAAATGACTGCTCCCCCGATCTTCTTATCATCCAGGGTCTCTTTTTTAGGCTTTCCATACTTATTTTCCAGTTTGGACTGAACTTCTTTTCCTGGAAGATAACGAAAGGAAACACCAACGGAGAATAGTTTACCAGGCTCTAGATGTTCGTCTTCATCCGGAGAAGTTTCTTTTTCAGGACGAGGTTGGTTCTTATCTTTCGGGCGGGAATCCAGCACCAACTTAGGAGTGGAATAAAAACGGTATAGATAGAAGATCCCATTTCTTCTTACAAGCAGGGACTTCTCTTTATCTTCATGAACTACTTCAATCTTTTCCTCACTTTGAGGATTTGCTGCTAAGGATAAAAACTTGTCTCTAACTTGGGCATAGGATGCTTCCCAAGAGACTTCCGCAAATCCGTCTAAGGTGGGTTTGGAGCCGTTATTTCTGGAATTATCTCCCGGAAACTGAGAAAATACGGAACTCCAAGGAAGGAGTAGGGAGAATAAGAACAGGAAGATGGATTGCCCTTTCATTCTTTAACTATCGGCAGAAAACCAAACAAGAATTAGGAATCTTCCCCCAAATCCTCCAGGTCTTCTTCCTCTCTGTCCACGCGAATTCCCCCGAATTTTACCTTTCCGTTCCATCTTAAGATCAGAAGGACCAAAAGGATCAGAACATTCGGAAGAACGAATAAAAAGGAAATCTCATGGTAGAGGCCGTAAACCGCTAGATTCGAGGCGATCACAGAGATAAAGATCCCGGAAAGTAAGGGAATTTCTTGGTTTAGAAGTCTTGCCAGAAAGGATCCACTGTTTCGAGAGATCCTGGCCGCTCTTAAAACTTCGGAAGAAATAAAAGAGTAAAATGCAAGTACAAGCACCGGCATGATAAAGGATAGAAAGAAATAATTTCCAAAAGAATCCGTATAATGAGGAGAACCGATAAGTCCCCCGGTTAGTGTCCAGACATACGCAAAGAATGCAGAGAGCCCGAATGCGAGAAGTCCATATTGAAGACTTCCCGCTGATTCAAAAATAGAAACGATCTTAGAAGGAATAATTCTCGCCCAATCAGTCAGTTCTTGTTTTTCGAAAGTATCCTTTCCGCTTAAGTAAAGAAGTCGGAAATAATAGTCTCCTAAGGAAACAACTACTAATGTGATAACTAAATAGATTAGGTAGAGAAAGAATTCCATCTTAATGTCTAAAATGCCTCATGCCGGTGAACACCATGATCAGCCCATGCTCATCAGCTGCCTTGATCACTTCTTCGTCCCGGATAGAACCTCCGGGTTGGATGATTGCTTTTGCTCCTACTTTTGCGATCGCATCAATTCCATCTCTGAAAGGGAAGAACGCATCACTCGCAACATAAGAACCTACAACGGAAAGTCCAACGTTTAGAGCCTTGGTCGCTCCTAGTTGAACCGAATCCACTCTGGACATTTGTCCTGCACCAATTCCTAAGGTTGCGTTCTCTTCCGTATAAACAATCGCGTTGGACTTGATAAATTTTACAGTAGACCAAGCAAACATCAGACCGCGAATATCTTCTTCCGTAGGCTGTTTTTTAGAAACGATCTTCAGATCTTTTTCTGTGATGGTTGCATAATCTCTATCTTGCAGAAGAATTCCGTGATGAATCGGTCTCAAATCCATTTCATCCAATGCTTCTTGGAAATCTGCGATCTCTATCAGACGAACATTCGGCTTTTTAGAAAAATATTCCAAAGCCGCAGGTTCGAATTTCTGAGCGATCACACCCTCTACGAAAGTTTCTCCGATTAGGACGGCTAATTCTCCTGTGACTGTTCCTTTGATCCCAATGATCCCACCGAACGCGGAAATAGGATCCGTTCTTTTTGCCAAACGGAATGCTTCTAATATATCGTCTGCATATGCGATCCCACAAGGATTCAAATGTTTGATGATACAAACCGTATTATCAGGAAGAAGCGCGGAAATATGGAATGCCGCGTCAAAATCCAACATATTATTAAAAGATAATTCTTTTCCTTGAAGAGGAGAAAATTCACTCTTTGTAAACAAAGGCTCGTAGAATGCGGCTCCCTGGTGAGGGTTCTCTCCGTATCTGAGTTTTTGTTTTTTAGTGAAGGAAAGATTTAGAATGTCCGGGAACTTCTCCCCGGCAAGCTTATTGAACCAAGAAGAAATTGCAGTATCATACATCGCAGTATGAGAGAACGCTTTTCTCATCAGGAGGAAAGAAGTATCCGCGTCCACGGAACCATCGTTTACCTTCATGGATTCTTCAACCGTTTTATAATCGTTCGGATCCGTAACTACTATCGTATGTCTATAGTTCTTACTAGCGGAGCGGATCATAGAAGGTCCGCCTATATCGATATTTTCGATCGCTTCGTCCAGATGGACCCCAGGTTTAGAAACAGTTTGCACGAACGGATATAAGTTCACAACTACCAGATCGATTTTAGGAATTTTTAATTCTTCCATCTTCTGTTTGTGTTCCGGTTTGGAGATCACACCCAAGAGTCCTCCGTGGACTTTAGGG
Coding sequences within it:
- a CDS encoding pseudouridine synthase codes for the protein MGEKGAKEKSGEDSSKEIRINRFLADCGLGSRRKVEELILSGKVKVNGVVEKNLSTKIRVGSDLVQVGNKKLVPPTGAVFLALNKPKGFLCSHNDRFHSNTVFELLPKKYGKLFIAGRLDLDSRGLLLLSDQGNLVQEITHPSEGSEKEYEVLLEEELDSKEVKDRFTKGFIDEGEFLKAEKVTSLTKGEGSSKFRVILKQGRKRQIRRMFTILGGRVIDLQRIRIGKLSLEKLKIGEGKFVLLDPKVWRP
- a CDS encoding MBOAT family O-acyltransferase; this encodes MNFTSLEFLFFFCLVFLVYWNLPDALKKYFLILSSALFYAFSSWKFLFHLILVVAINWAFIRFFLAKKWFLPVSIGFNVLNLAFFKYFYFFADLAGIFLGIPDFQNKVSLDGILSKSLDWAGFEVVLPLTISYYTFQFISLLVDKKKGTIAEEIGFFKLASYIFLFPVMIAGPILRFNDVATQFDSPKMEKEDMVDGLWLLVIGLFKKSVVSVLMSGSIFQVFAETSAFSGAALLSTVYFFAIYLYLDFSGLTDIARGMGKLLGFTLPQNFRAPFFFNGFGDFWRRWHLTFSFWIRDYLYIPLGGSRSGTLRTCFNYLVAFGLGGLWHGANLNYLLWGVLTGLYLSIERVLNDWKVKILPEIPYVKRTITYLFVLNIYSISWILFFTPDFGSALAAVQRIFIWANGVSFPNMEPCIFALLVAILFHSAEEWPEKFKVRFQWKAALLPIVWILVLLALPSGNADFFYGQF
- a CDS encoding DUF1574 domain-containing protein encodes the protein MKKKYIYLPLLFLIVLFFADKIFLLDFFQTSFYQEGNPVYYTQRRNLFEKLQKDGSLKDKNLLLAFGDSRAYPYSIKTLPPSFANDWTVYNFSGPQAVPAYGFYWFRKIIEAGIKPKAVFYVISPEGFDDSKGLFYEPFLRLGADQEFKETYWENFSFSDKLEIWKEKFFSIRKIKPGFKLFWSRFTGGKLKQYRPDQNHENLILELGNGEQLAYASASNNPKKLEKDALRLKSIYLSGFTLGETEFFFVEEFLKLAEKEGIKAYLIWPKVYPGYREGYYELGLEKSWWPRVRELAFKYGASAADMNTLSSCDLYYDGSHQSVFCISEQSEILMNDFTGKKKLP
- the fsa gene encoding fructose-6-phosphate aldolase; protein product: MELYLDTANVDEIKEIASYGLLDGVTTNPSLIAKSGRSFKEVIKEICAIVPGPVSAEVLATKHEDMLKEADELVKIAPNVVIKVPLIPEGLKTVVKLTEKGIPTNVTLCFSAPQALLAAKAGATYISPFIGRVDDTSWDGMELISEIREIYDNYGYETKILAASIRGPIHLKESALRGADCATMPISAYQQLFKHPLTDIGLEKFLEDAKKLKW
- the purH gene encoding bifunctional phosphoribosylaminoimidazolecarboxamide formyltransferase/IMP cyclohydrolase; amino-acid sequence: MVKITRALISVSDKTGLIGFAKYLESKGVEIISTGGTLKTLTENGIKAIAIDDYTGFPEILDGRVKTLHPKVHGGLLGVISKPEHKQKMEELKIPKIDLVVVNLYPFVQTVSKPGVHLDEAIENIDIGGPSMIRSASKNYRHTIVVTDPNDYKTVEESMKVNDGSVDADTSFLLMRKAFSHTAMYDTAISSWFNKLAGEKFPDILNLSFTKKQKLRYGENPHQGAAFYEPLFTKSEFSPLQGKELSFNNMLDFDAAFHISALLPDNTVCIIKHLNPCGIAYADDILEAFRLAKRTDPISAFGGIIGIKGTVTGELAVLIGETFVEGVIAQKFEPAALEYFSKKPNVRLIEIADFQEALDEMDLRPIHHGILLQDRDYATITEKDLKIVSKKQPTEEDIRGLMFAWSTVKFIKSNAIVYTEENATLGIGAGQMSRVDSVQLGATKALNVGLSVVGSYVASDAFFPFRDGIDAIAKVGAKAIIQPGGSIRDEEVIKAADEHGLIMVFTGMRHFRH